A single window of Streptomyces sp. NBC_00464 DNA harbors:
- a CDS encoding phage tail tube protein: MAIGSGLGAQVGIAAETTYGTYVAPTKFVEFTKESLQLKKVTAQSAGIAAGRLMPLSSRRVVTQRSAAGSLDMEVTNKAMGVLLQSLMGTTVTPVQQAATAAYLQTHLLADVAGKSLTLQKGLPLTTGTVTRKNFLGCKVISAEFSCEVGGMLTVSFELDCKDVEETSVLAVATYPSMSPFHFGQMSVKTGTYASEVARDGIRKVSVKIERPQATERYYAGQSGTKAEPITNDQVKITGSLEGDYVDTVLDDLHTSDGGMSFVWDFTGPIIAASNPERFTVKLPVIKLDDAPPTVEGFDLVKPTFNFTGLSNGTNVPSIEYMSTDITL; encoded by the coding sequence ATGGCGATCGGATCCGGACTCGGGGCGCAGGTCGGCATCGCGGCCGAGACCACCTACGGCACCTACGTGGCCCCCACCAAGTTCGTGGAGTTCACGAAGGAATCCCTTCAACTGAAGAAGGTGACGGCACAGTCCGCAGGCATCGCGGCCGGGCGCCTGATGCCGCTGTCGTCCCGGCGCGTGGTCACCCAGCGCTCGGCCGCCGGCAGCCTGGACATGGAGGTCACCAACAAGGCGATGGGAGTCCTGCTCCAGTCGCTGATGGGTACGACAGTGACGCCGGTGCAGCAGGCTGCCACGGCGGCGTACCTCCAGACTCACCTCCTGGCCGACGTCGCGGGCAAGAGCCTCACGCTGCAGAAAGGTCTCCCGCTCACCACGGGCACTGTGACGAGGAAGAACTTCCTGGGTTGCAAGGTGATCTCGGCGGAGTTCTCGTGCGAGGTTGGCGGCATGCTGACTGTCTCGTTCGAGCTCGACTGCAAGGACGTTGAGGAGACGTCGGTGCTCGCGGTCGCCACGTACCCGAGCATGTCGCCGTTTCACTTCGGGCAGATGTCGGTGAAGACTGGTACGTACGCGTCCGAGGTGGCGCGTGACGGCATTCGCAAGGTCAGCGTCAAGATCGAGCGGCCGCAGGCGACCGAGCGTTACTACGCCGGCCAGTCGGGCACGAAGGCCGAGCCGATCACCAACGACCAGGTGAAGATCACCGGTTCGCTGGAGGGCGATTACGTCGACACCGTGCTCGATGACCTGCACACCAGCGACGGCGGGATGTCATTCGTGTGGGACTTCACCGGCCCGATCATCGCCGCGTCCAACCCGGAGCGGTTCACCGTGAAGCTCCCCGTGATCAAGCTCGACGACGCACCGCCGACCGTCGAAGGCTTCGACCTGGTCAAGCCGACGTTCAACTTCACCGGGCTGTCGAACGGCACGAACGTCCCGTCGATCGAGTACATGTCCACGGACATCACCCTCTGA